In the genome of Arvicola amphibius chromosome 2, mArvAmp1.2, whole genome shotgun sequence, the window acacttttctctccccatcttcccttggcccagtctcgcccaaccctcaagttcccaattttgcctggcgatcgtgtctacttccaatatccaggaggattactatatcttttttttttttgggagttcaccttcttattatcttctcaaggatcccaaatttataggctcgatgtcctttaattatggctagaaaccgatatAGTATCTTCcaactcttgtgtgtgtgtgtgtgtgtgtgtgtgtgtgtggccttgcAGGTAAAAACCAAGACCTTGCATTCTACCATTCAGCTATATTCCCAGACTCaaaatttgtgttttttataaaccatttaaaattatgtgttacctttaaaaacaacaacaacaacaaaaaaggtgtgtgccaccagactcaactaccttctttcttttttattttaaggacattatccttcttccccctcccaagtctacatatatttttaaatacactgtaaaccatttagagttttttttttatctgaatctatctttactatatctctctttttttttctgaccacatgagtctttaatttgctaagtcacatagctgggattaaagccatggctttgatggctggatccaccccattccttagctttctgagagtctttcTGTactttgtcacttgtattttaataaaatgcttatcggccagtagacaggcagaaagtataggaagggaaatcaggcaggaagtagaggtgggacaatgagaacaggatgattctgggaagaggaaagagtaagTCTGctgtcatcacccagatgcaaaggaaTCATCAATAGTACACCTCACTGagaaaggtaacaagccacgtggctaacacagacaagaattatgggctaatttaatagCTAAgagagtcaataagaagcctgagctaataggccaagcacttTATAATtaaggtagacctctgtgtgtttctttgggatggaacAACTGTGGGaacaggtgagacagaaacctcagtcaacacataTAGATGCAACCTGTTGAGCCTATTTATTACtgcttatatgtatatgattttagaaCTGAGCATTTGGGCTTGAATAGCCATGTATTTGCTTTCCTGTCATATCTAGAAAATACAACAAACTCTAGTCCTCTGGTTTTTACAGtctttcctctccatctcctgtGATGTTCTTTCAGACATAGGTGTAGTTTTAAATGTATCTCTTGGGTTGGGCACCCACAGGCAGCTGTTCTCTGAGCAGTTGCAGCTTTTTGGAATATTTTCTGTATACTTTAAAATAAGCTTCTTTAATGAAGGATAACAGCTATTCTTATCACTGTCACCATTCCAGGTGTGTGGGCTAAAGAGACCATAGTAGAGAGATGTCTATAATTGAACAAGGGGGACAATGAGAATGTCATAATCCTAAagcttatttaaaacatgaagttTAGGCAGAGGTTGAGTATGACACAGGCATTACTACTATTCAGAAATAAATAACACAAGGAATCTTCTCAGGGGATTTATAtaaaattgagaaataaaatgtgtgcTTCTACAAGTTTGGGCTTGTAGGCTTAAATGTTAAATTTCTTGACTAAGTTGTCTGGCCAAGAGCATGTTGTTTGGGCAACTCATGGGCTTTAGTTAGAACTTACTGCTATTGCTTTGTTCAATGAACATCAAATTTTCTTCTGAGTAGTTATATGAATGCCCATAAACCAGtaaagtttttagtttttatcaaagaagcttctttttgtagtgaACAAAGGATAATATAAAAACCCATAACTAGTCAAAGTGTAGAGAATATGTGTCTATAGAGTACTTGGCTCTAAATGAGCCTCCACAGCACAGGCGTCCCCAAAAGGCTCATGGAATATCACAGAAAAGGGAACAGATAGAAATATGCTGAGAACAAGGAGGACTTTGTGGAATAGTGGCTTCTGGACATGACAAAGCCATGAACTAATGAACTCACAGTACCCATGGTAGCTTTCAAATGACCTGATAAAACCAATTAACCTGCCTACATTAAGAGGAAGGGATGACAAGGCTTCATCCCAAACTGAGGAGTCATGGCTGTTGataagagtcagttttcttcaagggtgTGGTCTCTGGTAGGTTGTCCATGCCCTAGCATCAATAGGTAGCCTCAAAACCATGGATATATGGGCAGCATTCAAAAAGTCCAATGGTCCATGATATAAGTgaccagaaggaaggaaagagagaacattGATGTCAAATTATTTGTTGGTGACTGAATACTTTCCAAATTCTTCTTTTGGTAGGCATATCAAACTCATGGAACAAGGAAATGACACTCAACTTTCAGAATTCCTTCTTCTTGGGTTTTCAGAGAATCAACCTCAAATTCAACCTCTCATATTTGGACTTTTTCTCTCCATGTACCTCGTGACTGTCTTTGGCAACTTACTCATCATCATGGCCATCATTGTGGACTCCCAcctgcacacacccatgtacatcTTCCTCTCCAATCTGTCCTTTGTTGACATCTGCTTCACCTCCACCACCGTCCCACAGATGTTGGTGAacatccagacacagagaaaagtcaTCACCTATGCAGGTTGCATCACCCAGATGTACTTCTTATTGCTTTTTTCAGGGTTAGATATCTTTCTGCTGActgtgatggcctatgaccgctatgtggctatCTGCCACCCCCTACACTACATGGTCATCATGAATACAAGACACTGTGTATTATTGATTCTAGCATGCTGGATCATAGGTATCTTGAATTCCCTGTTACACAGCTTTTTGGCATTACGGTTGTCATTCTGCGTGAACTTGGAAATTCCTCACTTTTTCTGTGAACTAAATCAGGTGGTACACCATGCCTGTTCTGACACCTTTGTTAATGACATGGTAATTTACATTACAGCCATGTTACTGGCTGTGGGCCCCCTGTCTGGCATCCTTTACTCTTACTCTAAGATAGTGTCCTCCATACGTGCAATCTCCTCAGCTCAGGGGAAGTACAAAACATTTTCCACATGTGCATCTCACCTTTCAgttgtctctttattttattgcACCCTCCTGGGAGTGTACCTCAGTTCTGCTGTGACCCAAAACTCACATGCTACTGCAATGGCTTCATTGATGTACACTGTGGTCACCCCCATGCTAAACCCCTTCATTTATagtctgagaaacaaagacataaaGACAGCTCTAAAAATCCTGTTAGGGACTGTAACTAGAAACAGACCAATAGATTTACCTCCATAACATATCTGTTTTGTAGTAGTCAATGTTTTGGATTATCCAATTCAATCTATTGATTATGttgaataacaaaattttaatctTTCATCTATAATTGTTCTTGATTTTATCATACAATTCAAGTTCTTCTCTTAATTTCTTCTGGCATATGTAATCCATTGCCATTTCCCACTTCCCCTAGTATATTTCCATCCTTAGATCAGAAACATTTGTTAATTGCTGCTTCATTTAGAGAATGACTGGGATTtctgaagaattatttattttgaaatatatatgttgagAGTTCTTCCCCTGTCACTAAAGGAATATTCTTAAGTTTTTTCCTTCTGTGGAGTAATTCTCCATGGCAAATGAGGTGGATATAcactatatttaattattaacatCATAAACATGAAGCAGCCTCTGCAGAGTCATAAAACATTATGGAAGTGGGGGCAGAAAATCACAAAAAAGCAGAAGTTACAGAGACCACTAGGAAACTTTGTCTTCTGGACATAGCATGAGTGTCACAATCTTAAATCCACAGTGGTTATGGTTGCCTATACAAGACCTTCatgagatcaagccagtcaaGAGTCCAGTGTGTAGCTGAAAAAGGCTTATAGAGTCCCTTTCCTAGCCAAGGAACTATCTGTAATTAAGGACTGGAGGGAGGTTATTCCTGTTTGGAAACTTGACCCCTGACCTTGTTCATGGTCCcccatacatgtgcatatggCCAACACTAATTAGACTCtgttattaaaagaaattataggAGACATatatttgggaggcagacataGTAAGGCAATATGGGAAGAGTTGGAGAGAGGAGTAGGATGTGGGTGTCATCAAAATAtatggtatacatatataaaatctccaataaataaaaatatattttaaatattgagccacagtttttttttacgtgttctttcatttttcttccttttaaaaacagtatATTGAGTgattcaggctgaccttgactcaTAAGCTTCCTTCTTCTACTTTCTAAATTATAgaatttgtctttctctttcttcccagactctcttccttcctttgtttctctccttttgttccttctttttttccatctccctccattCTCTGCttatctctctatttttttcactttgagaactgaattcagggaCTTGAACATACAGAGATTATGTTCTTTGCTGATAGGTCATTAATTTCTCAATGTGATTTTATGTCACACCTTACCTCCTCATTATACTCATGCATACTTTAACATACAAATGTCTTCTCACTggatgtttgattttattttctccccaAAGGACCCTTGGTAATTGCAGAAAACATGATGACTACAGTAGATATTACTTCCACTGGAGTTTACATGGAGAGAAATACTTGAATATATAGATTGACTTGATATGGCCTTAAAGTCACAAATAACTTTAATATGACAAAGCAAAcaactttacataattaaatgactttattttattatggaaaataCTTCTTTTCCATGTTTTGTTTCTACTCTTGGAACAGTGAAAATAGATTGTGTTCACTGGGTTTCAGTATTGGTTGaagcatttctttcatttttttcctcatttttttattaaaaatttccatctcctcctctcctcctcccccttccctcccctcccttccacccatacccccattccctccctctccaggccaaagagccatcagggttcccttcactatgttaagtccaaggtcctcccaactccccttaagtccaggaaggtgagcaaccaaactgacaaggctcacagtgagcccgtccatgctgtagattccaagcccattgccgttgtcattggtttctcagtccttctccaccatcagccacattcagagagtccggtttggtctcctgttccatcagtcccattccaactggacttggtgatctcccattagttctgtcccaccgtctcaatgggtgaacattATGTGAGCAAAGGTAAGGTTATCAAAATTATATTGTGACGAATGGTGGTTATATACAATTCATCAAATTATATTAACTAAGTAGAGGGCCaacaatatttaaaacacagtactGATGTCAACAAGTCCTGTTTTCAAAACTGTACATAGCATTTATACAATGTCTTGATAAAATATGTTCTTATGATTTTATGTAGGTAAAATGTCACACTTAATGAAAGGAATAAATTTATGACCTGTCTTGTACTATGCTCTTAGGAGACAATACATATTCATTCcatgaaaattcagaaaaaaaacatgttcttaaaaaattatttgtgttgcTAGTACTTcaatgacaagaaaaaataatgtaagaaaaaatAGGTACAAAAggcttattttataaataagtgaTGTTTATGGTTATATTtgattaaaaacttttttttactgTGGCCCGTGATTGGGCAGGGGGCATCTGCTGGAGTTGGGAGCTGGGATAACATGACAAACAGGGCAAGGAAAACTAAGAACCATTTCTGTTGGAAGCTAGAGAGTAGGGCAGGTCTAAGGATGGACTGCCTATTAGAAGCCTTCATGGTCTTCTGGCAGGTTAGGTCTGTGGTTGGTGGGAGTGTTTACCCAGTGGAGTTGAgtctttcttgtattttatttttttgtattttattattatctcctAGAAACCTATTTGTTTCATAATCAGATACAGAAAGGCAGTGGGCCCAGATAGGAGAGGATGTGGTGAGAAACTAGGAGAAATATAGGAAGAGAAAATCATAATCAGCATACATTATGTGAGtcaaaaaatctattttcaataataaaaaagaaagagaaaataagatcaATATGTTCTATGCTAGGGTCTATATTTTGTCTAGCAATACTTTTTGAACATTTTTACAGCATCATACATTAATTACTTCCTATGGACCGATTTAATTCAATCAAGATAGTTGATTGGTTACTACCATGAACATCCTTGGGACTATTGTATTAGAAGACACATCTTGCTTGGCATCTTGGTATTGCAACATGCTGTGTTCAGTGCTTGATAAAGCCATTGATGTCTTCTTAATATCCCTTTGATAACAGAATATGGTGTTACTGACAACGGTTCTTAAGGGTCTCATTTAGTATTTCTGCTATGCAGTGTTTGAATTCTGCCTCAGCTACTTGGTAAAACATCTTTtacaattataaaaaataaaaataaaaggatttgtgATGGAGGGGAAGTTATCATAGTCAAACTGTCCTAAATCATCTAATGGCTCAGAAAAACTCCAAAAATTAGAAGCCCATGAAAGATGAAAGGAAACTCCCAAGCTGAACTACTGACCAAATTGCCAGAATCAACTTAGCTTAGAAAAGCTCCTATCTTATTGTCTCATTGAAAACACTGAcacttcattaaaatatttgtttttagtaattcttcttcttcagcAAACACAAGCCATTATAATAACCAATGGTCACGAGGACAACTGTATAATTTGCTGCTTTGGTGTTTTTCCAGAAATCAAAAGATAATATTCAGCATTTATTTTGTAACTATCCCAACATACTATATTTGGACATGGCCAAAATGGAGATTATTGTTGTAATAAAGAATTTTCATATTTGTATAGAAAAGCTAGTGAACCAAAATTACATGACTGGACAGGAAATTAGGCTCTCTTATAGATTATATTTTGTCATGAAGACAGAAGTGACTTGTGAGCCTAAACAATACACATAATAAGTGACTGATATTTTTCATTCTACTGAAAATTGCAAAATTCAGAATGGTGAGAAATTTTACGTTTTACTTAGAACTTAAGATCACTTGGGTATCTGGGGAAAATGGGAGTTCtagagcaaaaccaaaaatattaactttaatactactattaataataataacttaatATAATCATGTCATTCAGGGGCTAAGAGATGACACAGTGGTTTAGGTTACTTGTTGCTCtttgagaggacctgagttttgtgtcTACTACTGAattcaggaagctcacaacttctcataactccagctccaggaaatctgaagCCATCTCTGGCCTTCGGCTCATGCAGTCATGTACACAAGCCCATACACAGACTCGCATAGACACAGATAAATACTTTTTGAATGTACCAATCAGTATTCAAAGAATTGTTATTTAATATGGCAGATCTCTTATATTTCAATGACTGTATTTATTGTATaacaaagaaatgttttttaCAGAGATTGAATGTATGATGCATGTGTTTATATCATCATGTATCAGGTCTGCTGCCATTCTGAGGCCAAAGCAATCAACttattaaaaaattgtttttctcatgACATGAATTTGATAATAAGCTTCTTCTAATAGCTATGATGGGTATTGTGGATACAGATctgaaaaagagaacaaaatccccatgaagagaagaaaattccTTACTGAGATACAAAGCACAGAAGTCTGCAAGATTCAGAGTCAGAAAAAGATGCAAGAAGGCAAAAAGGGCTTGCACAATCATAGCTGTTATCATCTATGCAAATGACCTTCATTGTCAGATGTGAGTCCACCCTcaatggaaggaggagagaggagaagcacAGCCCAGACTATGTTTTAGTAATAtcacaagaaaaataactttatattcCATGGTgttaatgtaaattattcatcaaTGAAAGGAGATCCAGAGATGGTAAAGTCAGATTGTGAGGAAAGATGGGGATATGTTAAAGGACATGTGcaacatgaaagagaaagagattgagGGATGCTACACAGTCTATTAGAGGTAACAGTGTgtgggagagatggggaaggaaaatCTACTAAAGCatactttgttttgaaaataccAAAATATATCTTTCATGCCaattagagacagagacccacattggagcactggactgagctcccaacgttcagttgaagagcagaaggagggagaatacgagcaaggaagtcaggaccatgaggggttggtccacccactgagacagtgtgccggttatattgggagctcaccaaagccagctggactgggactgaatgagtatgggatcaaactggaccctctgaatgtggctgacaactggggcagactgaggggcttttggggatcctatcctatttggatgcataccttcctaagcctggatgtagggtgAAGGGCCTTACCTTCCTTAGCCTGGATGTAGGGAGaagggccttagacttcccacagggcagggtactttgccctctcttaggactggagggtgtGGGGGGAGGTTGTGGAGGGAgcgagagggaagtgggaggagggaaggaagcggAAACTTTGacttgtattatttataaagtaataaaattaaaaacattttttcaaacaaatttaTGTCTTTTGACATAAAtgtggacttttaaaaatatgttatttgtgactGAAAACGGCATTGAGAAAATGTGAAAGTTGTAGAACAGAAAACTAGGTGCTGGGAGAAGCAGCATGCTTACAGGTGAATTACCTACTTCACGGAAAAATTgaaatcaaataaatgaaaactacagcaaatacatacaagcaacaatCCCTGCTTCTGTCATCTTACCCCAAAATGAAATTTCTCCTCTATTAATTCTTTGGGAGTTTTACATGTCTTGGTCATATGAGGCcccttcttcagttctttatagaTCTTCCTCCCCATTCCATATCCATCCAAAtttgtgtccttttatttttaaacccttTGAGACTAATTTGTGCTGCTTAAATACTCTTGcatgtgtggccttccactggagaGTGATCAACTTACCAGGATATACACTTTTAGCAAAAACTGTCTCTCCTTCTCCAAGCAACTAAAAATAACTACACCACTTCAGGTGGAATTGTGTGCCACCTCCCTTCTCTTTGCTTAGGTTTGGTCTGACTTGGATTTGTACAGATTTTatatgtctgtgagttcatatatgcagATGTCTTGCTGGGTCCAGAAGACAATGTTCCCTTGTAGTCATCCACTGCCTCAGGCTCTTATACTTTTATCCTTTCTTCCAAAATGATCCCTTAGCTTTGGGAGTGTGGTTGGTATACATGttcaagagaaagagaataagagattTCAGAATGTTCAGCTCTTAAACTGGAATTTCTTGTTTCAAAACATAAGACAGTAATCACTTTTCTAGTTTTTCTCTCATAAAGTTCTTCTTCAGAGCTCTCTTGATGTCATTGTTCCTCAGACTATAGATGAAGGGGTTCAGCATGGGGGTGACCACAGTATACATCAATGAAGCCATTGCAGTAGCATGTGAGTTTTGGGTCACAGCAGAACTGAGGTACACTCCTAGAAGGGTAAAATAGAATAAGGAGACAACAGAAAGGTGAGATGCACAGGTGGAAAATGCTTTGAACTTCCCCTGTGCTGAGGAGATTGCACGTATGGAGGACACTATCTTGCCATAAGAGTAAAGGATGCCAGCGAGACAACCGCCACCCAGGAGTGCAGCTAAAGCATTCATTACCATATCATTTAAAAAGGTGTCAGAACAGGCAAGGTGAACCAGCATACTAAGTTCACAGAAAAAATGTGGAATTTGCACATCAGTACAGAATGAAAGGTGCAGCACCAGGGAGCTTTGTAATGAAGAATTCAGGGAACTTGTGATCCAAGACGCCAGAACTAGTGACACACAGAGCTGAGGTGTCATAATGCTTGTGTAGCGCAGGGGGTGACAGATAGCCACAAAGCGGTCATAAGCCATTACTGCCAGGAGGAAGTTATCTAGCcctacaaataatgaaaaaaagtaaatttgcaCGATGCATCCTTCATATGTTATGGCCTCGTGGTGTGCATAAACATTCACCAGCATCTTTGGGATGGTAGTGGAAGTTAGGCAGATGTCCACAAAGGACAGGttggagaggaagaagtacatggctGTATGCAGGTGGACATCTGAGATCGTGGTCAGAATGATGAGAAGATTCCCCAAAATCGTCACAAGGTACATGGAGAAGAAGAGCCTAAATAAAAGGGGCCGCAgtcctgggtcttctgaaaggcCGAGGAGGAGAAGCTGTGGATTTTGAGTATCATTTTGCTGTTTCATGTGCTGTGACTGCTGGAAAAGACAGAAATTATATGACTGCTTCTTGGCATGCACACTAATGCCAGAATATAAAAACCACAATAGAATAAATGCATGTGAAGAATAAAGTCCCCACGGgtaaaacataagaaagaaaacagtcacaATGGCGATAGAATTCACAGGGATTACTGCATAATGAGATCTCATCATTGCTAGAAACATGAAGCTAATATAATCAAAGTAATGCTCCTAATGTATTATTGGATTCATTTGTCTATAGTCAGGACTACAGGTTATTTGTGTAGCTTatcaggaagtgtgtgtgtgtgtgtgtgtgtgtgtgtatgtgtgtgatgggtTTATTAATGACATCTTCATTCAAGTATTTATTCACTCTGATTACATCCAAGTGTACTATTCTATGTTCCCCCTCCCACACCCATCTAGTCACATTCCTTTTCCAAAATAGTTGTTAAGAATAATTGGCTGCAGCTTcactgatggctcagcaggaagttCACAGGCTCTAGTAgtagacccaggtttggtttctatCACCACAGTGTGGCTTACATCCAGAACACCAATTCCAGGGATAGgaacccctcttctgacctctgtggaacACATATggggcacatacatacaagcaggtaaaacactcacacataaataaataaatctgaacattaaaaaagaacattGACCTGTGTTTTACTTTCTTGTTCAGACCTTGCACACCCAAATCATGGCCCCTTTAATGCAGCTGCTTGGGGGTTAAACAACACGGTAGAGCCATGATCCACTTGGATCTCGGGATGCCTCTGTAATCAAAATGTTGCACAATCCCACCCACGTGCATGAGATAATTACGTCAGTCAACCTCATAAAGTTATGAATAGAAAGGTGGCATAAGTggagaggaggaaatgagggGCTTATTTGGATGGATGTTACCTTTCAGTTATATAAGCAGAACAACTTACATATACCTGTGCAAAGCATGGCAATATGCACTTTAAATTCTGCTATGTGGATTAGCCTTGGCCAGGATTTCTGtcatataaaataacaacaatggtcagcaaaatggctcagcaggtaatggTGCCACAAtgcctgatgaactgagttcccTCCTGAGATCAacataatggaagaaaagaactgactcctaccaGATGTTCCCTGACATCCACACATGAACCAtggcatgtgcgtgtgcatgcacacacacacacacacacacacacacacacacacacacaaaaggaaggacattgtaaaataaataagtaataccAGGGAACTAGGAAGTGATGCTGTATCTGTAGCATGGCTCACAATGATGGGACTACAAGGGTCAGCAATATGTCTCACCTTATCCCACTGCACACATTACACATAGACAGGATTTAATGTTCCAATAGAGCTGTTTACGTCAGAAGCAAAAGAGGCATCACAGAGTTGAAGAATCCTCTGTACCGGGAAAACCTTAATATTTCAGA includes:
- the LOC119807288 gene encoding olfactory receptor 7A17-like, which produces MEQGNDTQLSEFLLLGFSENQPQIQPLIFGLFLSMYLVTVFGNLLIIMAIIVDSHLHTPMYIFLSNLSFVDICFTSTTVPQMLVNIQTQRKVITYAGCITQMYFLLLFSGLDIFLLTVMAYDRYVAICHPLHYMVIMNTRHCVLLILACWIIGILNSLLHSFLALRLSFCVNLEIPHFFCELNQVVHHACSDTFVNDMVIYITAMLLAVGPLSGILYSYSKIVSSIRAISSAQGKYKTFSTCASHLSVVSLFYCTLLGVYLSSAVTQNSHATAMASLMYTVVTPMLNPFIYSLRNKDIKTALKILLGTVTRNRPIDLPP
- the LOC119806956 gene encoding olfactory receptor 1073-like; this encodes MKQQNDTQNPQLLLLGLSEDPGLRPLLFRLFFSMYLVTILGNLLIILTTISDVHLHTAMYFFLSNLSFVDICLTSTTIPKMLVNVYAHHEAITYEGCIVQIYFFSLFVGLDNFLLAVMAYDRFVAICHPLRYTSIMTPQLCVSLVLASWITSSLNSSLQSSLVLHLSFCTDVQIPHFFCELSMLVHLACSDTFLNDMVMNALAALLGGGCLAGILYSYGKIVSSIRAISSAQGKFKAFSTCASHLSVVSLFYFTLLGVYLSSAVTQNSHATAMASLMYTVVTPMLNPFIYSLRNNDIKRALKKNFMREKLEK